cacaaaatatgtcacacttgtgggacggcacgagattttaggaggtttcgttttgtgtgttaaatgaagagagaaaatataatttttatattcatgtgagaaagaactttttctaaaaaagaaatgtgacatcttttgtggaacaaactaaaaagaaaattatgacattttttgtgggacgaaaggagtactattttcattattatttcttttttgtctttttcgTTTTATcagttttatattaaaattgatgttGTCGGACGTTTTTGGACGggacaacaataaaaaaagccTCCAACACTAgttgaaattcaatatataaaaaaaaattgttgtataagaACGTCTACTTGAATAAGtaaacaattacataaagtTATAGACAATGAAATTGTCCAATCTACACATTTATACgtattttttaaagatgaaGTCGAAGATTTTCCGACAACAAAACTCTACTGGTAACATTTTTGTGATATAGGATTGACGGCTTGATCCCTCAGTAATTTGTTTACTAACGGATTACCaacatattattaattgaCAAATTCATGTTTTTCGTAATGAAAATAGACGCCTCAAGGTTGcgctattttattttagctaTAATGTGAAAGTTTATGATTTGTAGTGCTTTTTGTGTACCATGGCACGTTACTAATAGACGAAACTATGCGTGACGGATTCAACTAAAATCGTAGGTGAAATTCATTCTAGAAAGACCAGAAAATATAGGATGAATTGTTGATGTAAAACACAACTATTTTTGGCAATATTTGCAAAATATATTGAGCACTTTTACAGTAACTTGGATGTTATTCTGAAATGTTTTATGTGAGCAACTTGAGACATTCACATCTGCAACCTATGCTCAACTCAAATATACACAACTACCTGTATAAATACCTATAAATGTGTAGGTGCGTCGGGCTCCCGTATAAACCTATACTACAGTGTAGATAAGCGCGAGGTACCGAAAATCGACTTCTAGCACACCCCGGTAGCTCCCCTGTTTCGCAGAAAATACATTCAAGTTAAGGGTATGtcatttctaattttcattttcatattacGTCTTATGTTCCGTTTGTCACCAATGCACGTCACGTGTACTGAATAAACACCAGGGACGAAGAGAAAGAAGGCCGACCTGCTCAATAAAGCCCAATAATTTTCCACCAGGCAGCTCCAACTAACGCCCATATCACAAGCTGAATTAGAGCCATTGTTAtacccaaaataaaaacatgacGCAGATCTACAAAGCCAGCTGCAAatcaaaaaaccaaaaaaaaataatatctgAGTAAAAACGTCGATCtttttgtcccattttttataagaaaaaagatgcATACCGCCATAGTAGACTGCAGCTTGGCCACTGCTATAATGTGTGATTGCACCAAAAAGATTAGTATTATAGGCCAAGGACAACGCAGCGAGTAAGCTCGGGACTTTGGCGGCCAACTGCATGCCAAGAAAGGCGGAATAGAGTGCCCCAACATGCGCGGTTTGGCTAGCAAACAAGTAGTGGATGAAGAAGTAGGTTATTTGGAGGAGGCTAAATGATCCGAACCAGCTGAGCGAGAGCGATTTAAGAAAGGTGGCGACGCAATCTGACAGCCACGGTATGACACCAAGAACAGTCATCTGCGTCGCCATCCCAACTAGAGCTCCAAACCAAACCAATGTGTCCCAAGCTTGTGTCTCATTCAGGCAATCTTCCCATTCAAGCACACCGGTTAGCAGCAGCACTGATAAGCCTATCATAGCCGCAACCACACTAGACATTCTCAGAGCTTCTCTGCACACACGCAGAGAGATTTGGTTGGAGGAGTGGTTAACAAGAAACAAGAGCACGGGCGCTAAACTAAGTGCATGTTTGGTAGGCATGTTAAGATATAACACAAGATAACTAGAGTAAGATGGGCTTTAAGCGCCTAACATGTGCCTCATCTTATCTACCAAACAGTCAAATAAGCCCATATaactcatactccctccgtcccatgttacttgcactGTTGCTTTTCGGCTCGTCACAAACTCcttacactatttatagtttaagttagaattaatccatttaattaatatgttagttTAAGTTAAGAGGTCCTTTATTAAGTAGTgtctcattacacttaaaattctaattttattacacGAAAAAATCAATCGCAAATTTAcggcctaaaatgaaaagtgcgagtaacaagggacggagggagtattatcttAGCCTTATCTAGGCTACCAAACAAGCAGTAAGTGATGACAATTGCTTACCCGGCGATCCATAGTGAAACGGTGAGCACCAATGTTGCTATCATGATCCATTCATCTCTCTTGATGGGCCCCATCTGTTCGAGCTTTTGGCGTGCCATTGCAGGGGCGTCGGGGGTGCTCTTGATCTCCGGTGGATAAATCTTGTACAAGATTGCGGGAGTCACCAAAAGGGACACTAACGCGGGCATGCACGCTATCTTCAACCATGTTACCCATCGATCTGTGATCTTGACACCGAGGCTTTCGGCTAGCTTCACACACAGCAGGTTCTGAGCTGCGGCGGTTAGGAAAAATGCACTTGTACAGTTGTTGCTCTGCCATAAATCAAAGTAGCATGCTCTGTTATTCATTGTTGCATATACTTCCTTTGTCCAATtcaaaatgaaacgttttttcttttttgagttatcccattaaaattaaaaccttacttaaaatggaaataacactatctctactttttcatttctcatactttactcccTCTTCgttaattcacaaaacaacactgcataaaatttgAACCAAAACACTACTAGTATTCATTGCTATGATGACATTTTGTACATAGGTGCAAAACTTACTTAAATccacaaatcaagaaaaatatgacCATCCATTATGTCATTTggtgtaaaaaaattaaaatcaaatttaattctcTGCAACTAGTATAAtaagttgtttttttataccaaaaatgtttttcattaatatatttatttataaaaaattgggtCCTTAACTGAATTATGATTTAGTTGAAATGAGGAAACAATGTCCTCTTTCCAACCTTTAATGCTTTACTCAATGAAGAACCTAAATTGGGCTAAATTAGTTAGGTATACGAATAGTTAAAAGACATTAGGCAAATTTTTAACATGGTTTTGTCCATGAGAAAGATCTCAGACAATCGCAGAGGCATGTGTCATTTCGTGTAAACTAGCGATATCTTTGTCTAAGGGTCTAAGCACATATTAATTACCTGAttattaaaaagtaatttacACGTTTAAGTATACAAATCCACTAATCTACACGAAAAGGCTGAAAAGAAATGGATAAAACGGCAGATCAGTGAAGCACTAgaaacaagaataaaatatttattactataaaaagaaaagaaagtggGTGAAACACAATCTTAAGGGGGTATATATGAAGCACTAAAATTAGGAATTAGAtaatttatcctttttttcACACATAAATTGATAGCAATAAACCATGTTAAAAGTAACATAATCACATTATATGATGGACCAAATTTAAAATCGCAATAGAAGAATTCCATTTCAAACACTTTTTGACCTAGTGAATTCATTTAATGACACCGCATCAAAATCATGcggaaataattaattaaaaacagaaTCAGCCTCTACTATCAATCCATCAATCCGACACAAAAAAATGGGAAATcacaaaaaatcaattatgaCACAAAGAAATGGGAAgtcacaaaatcaataatgcAGTAGTCAGATTCACTCTATATCTGAATTTGAAATCGAAACTTTTGATCTCAGGActtaatagttttatttgtactattttagtattttactattatgacattaaattaaatattgattcaCTTTTTCTattggtaattaattaaaattccatGGAAACTTTTGGTCCCACGCattaacaatattatattactGCTATGTCAACTCACGCACACGCGGCTTACTTGATTCTGCGACTGAACAAGAAAGGCCCCGAGCCTCCTGGATGTTGGGTCATTGGGCTTACTCTCGGCCCCGGCCGCGAGCGATTTGATGATGGGCAAAAAAATCCCCCCGGCCCGGGCGGTGGAGCTGGGCATTCCCGGCGAGATAGCAAGCTCGCCGAGAACCAGGCCGTAGGAGAGGCCGAGCGTCCCCTTGCCGAGCCAGCGGACGAAAAACATGGCGATCCGGTCGCCGAGGCCGGTCTTGACGAAGCCCTTGGAGAGGAAGAAGGCGGTGATGATGAGCCACGTGACCTCGTTGGTGTAGGCGGCAAAGGCGGCGGTGAAGGCGA
The genomic region above belongs to Salvia hispanica cultivar TCC Black 2014 chromosome 3, UniMelb_Shisp_WGS_1.0, whole genome shotgun sequence and contains:
- the LOC125212265 gene encoding dicarboxylate transporter 2.1, chloroplastic-like, producing the protein MATHNDLLPTTSTSTSTAAGPRRRWRKFPWRGARPLPLLGCIALGLLLRFAVPKPDAVGHKGWSLLSIFIATIAGLILSPLPVGAWSFICLTFAVASKTLAFTAAFAAYTNEVTWLIITAFFLSKGFVKTGLGDRIAMFFVRWLGKGTLGLSYGLVLGELAISPGMPSSTARAGGIFLPIIKSLAAGAESKPNDPTSRRLGAFLVQSQNQSNNCTSAFFLTAAAQNLLCVKLAESLGVKITDRWVTWLKIACMPALVSLLVTPAILYKIYPPEIKSTPDAPAMARQKLEQMGPIKRDEWIMIATLVLTVSLWIAGEALRMSSVVAAMIGLSVLLLTGVLEWEDCLNETQAWDTLVWFGALVGMATQMTVLGVIPWLSDCVATFLKSLSLSWFGSFSLLQITYFFIHYLFASQTAHVGALYSAFLGMQLAAKVPSLLAALSLAYNTNLFGAITHYSSGQAAVYYGAGFVDLRHVFILGITMALIQLVIWALVGAAWWKIIGLY